From Ostrinia nubilalis chromosome 25, ilOstNubi1.1, whole genome shotgun sequence, a single genomic window includes:
- the LOC135084260 gene encoding cell surface glycoprotein 1-like isoform X5, translating to MQMTSTAVQRPPSSASTKIHYNEWMEVVRKVREVFFLSALSQTRPPEKPPREERPSEVRPHVEGQPEERPPAGESPPKNGPPGESPPKNGPPGERPPEERPPGERPLVIPKEEPEHSVQKSDSDYDIFEGIKPELEVEDTNVFDGSLEDPFASIGPQVVPKMKIKSESPDENPPWLERRLSIEPEPPDESPKDTLVEPSPEITFPSASLECRLFTEPERLNESPKDTQAQPSPEITFPSPWLESRLFTKPEPPDESPINTQAQPSSETTFPTASLECRLFTEPEGPDENPIDTLEEQSPEITFPSASLECRLFTEPEPPDESPIDTQAQPASEITSTSPWLESRLFIKPERLNENPIDTQAQPASEITFPSPWLESRLFIKPEPPDENPIDTLAEPSPEITFPSASLECRLFTKPEPPDESPIDTQAQSLPSITFFSPWLESRLFTEPLASPAVIENWRPPLKSPNTEAGSPSAASALIKSNQNIYLLLWVLHVIKTKYYY from the exons atgcaaatgacgtccactgctgtacaaaggcctccctcaagtgCTTCAACTAAAATTCATTAT AACGAGTGGATGGAGGTAGTGAGAAAAGTCCGGGAGGTGTTCTTTTTGTCTGCACTGAGCCAGACGAGGCCCCCTGAGAAGCCTCCCCGCGAAGAGAGGCCATCCGAAGTGAGGCCCCACGTAGAAGGGCAACCCGAGGAAAGGCCCCCAGCTGGAGAGAGTCCCCCCAAAAATGGGCCACCCGGAGAGAGTCCCCCCAAAAATGGGCCACCCGGAGAGAGGCCCCCCGAAGAGAGGCCACCCGGAGAAAGGCCTCTGGTCATCCCAAAAGAGGAGCCTGAGCATAGCGTACAGAAAAGCGATTCGGATTATGA TATATTCGAGGGTATTAAACCAGAACTGGAAGTAGAAGATACCAACGTATTCGACGGGAGCCTGGAAGACCCATTCGCGTCCATTGGACCTCAG GTCGtaccaaaaatgaaaattaagtcGGAGTCGCCTGATGAAAATCCGCCCTGGTTGGAACGTCGTCTGTCCATTGAGCCAGAACCTCCTGATGAGAGTCCCAAAGACACGCTGGTAGAACCATCGCCAGAGATAACCTTTCCTTCGGCTTCTCTCGAATGCCGTCTGTTCACCGAGCCAGAACGGCTAAATGAGAGTCCCAAAGACACGCAGGCACAACCATCGCCAGAGATAACCTTTCCTTCGCCCTGGCTTGAAAGCCGTCTGTTCACCAAGCCAGAACCTCCTGATGAGAGTCCTATAAACACGCAGGCACAGCCATCGTCAGAGACAACGTTTCCTACGGCCTCACTCGAATGTCGTCTGTTCACCGAGCCAGAAGGTCCTGATGAGAATCCCATAGACACGCTGGAAGAACAATCGCCAGAGATAACATTTCCTTCGGCTTCGCTCGAATGCCGTCTGTTCACCGAGCCAGAACCTCCTGATGAGAGTCCTATAGACACGCAGGCACAACCAGCGTCAGAGATAACCTCCACTTCGCCCTGGTTGGAAAGCCGTTTGTTCATCAAGCCAGAACGGCTTAATGAGAATCCCATAGACACGCAGGCACAACCAGCGTCAGAGATAACCTTCCCTTCGCCCTGGCTGGAAAGCCGTCTGTTCATCAAGCCAGAACCTCCTGATGAGAATCCCATAGACACGCTGGCAGAACCATCGCCAGAGATAACCTTTCCTTCGGCCTCGCTCGAATGCCGTCTGTTCACCAAGCCAGAACCTCCTGATGAGAGTCCTATAGACACGCAGGCACAATCATTGCCATCAATAACCTTTTTTTCACCTTGGCTTGAAAGCCGTCTGTTCACCGAGCCGCTAGCGTCGCCAGCAGTCATCGAGAACTGGAGGCCTCCGCTTAAAAG TCCCAATACCGAAGCTGGGTCTCCGTCCGCAGCAAGCgctttaatcaaatcaaatcaaaatatttatttgcttttatgGGTTTTACACgtcataaaaactaaatattattattaa
- the LOC135084260 gene encoding cell surface glycoprotein 1-like isoform X1, with the protein MPPHKCSYFRCTNVSNMKSMFRFPWKEPKRLKLWLNNCGNMQLANMATQRLRARYLCVDHFDQKHVRNHKGARTTLLRHAIPEHYQNQSLPGEKKHTEDTIPFIFFCVSCATYVCDTWQDELHQRHYVVRGPRGCPMNEWMEVVRKVREVFFLSALSQTRPPEKPPREERPSEVRPHVEGQPEERPPAGESPPKNGPPGESPPKNGPPGERPPEERPPGERPLVIPKEEPEHSVQKSDSDYDIFEGIKPELEVEDTNVFDGSLEDPFASIGPQVVPKMKIKSESPDENPPWLERRLSIEPEPPDESPKDTLVEPSPEITFPSASLECRLFTEPERLNESPKDTQAQPSPEITFPSPWLESRLFTKPEPPDESPINTQAQPSSETTFPTASLECRLFTEPEGPDENPIDTLEEQSPEITFPSASLECRLFTEPEPPDESPIDTQAQPASEITSTSPWLESRLFIKPERLNENPIDTQAQPASEITFPSPWLESRLFIKPEPPDENPIDTLAEPSPEITFPSASLECRLFTKPEPPDESPIDTQAQSLPSITFFSPWLESRLFTEPLASPAVIENWRPPLKSPNTEAGSPSAASALIKSNQNIYLLLWVLHVIKTKYYY; encoded by the exons ATGCCTCCGCATAAGTGCTCCTATTTTAGGTGTACAAATGTGTCAAATATGAAGTCAATGTTCCGATTCCCTTGGAAGGAACCAAAACGATTAAAATTATGGTTAAATAACTGTG gtAACATGCAATTAGCCAATATGGCAACTCAACGATTGCGGGCTAGATATTTATGTGTTGATCATTTCGACCAAAAACATGTCCGCAACCATAAAGGAGCCAGGACGACTCTTTTAAGGCACGCTATTCCAGAACACTATCAAAATCAATCTTTGCCAG gtGAAAAAAAACACACTGAAGATACAATACC GTTCATCTTCTTTTGCGTGTCATGCGCGACGTATGTATGCGACACGTGGCAGGACGAACTACACCAGCGTCACTACGTGGTCCGCGGGCCTAGAGGCTGCCCCATG AACGAGTGGATGGAGGTAGTGAGAAAAGTCCGGGAGGTGTTCTTTTTGTCTGCACTGAGCCAGACGAGGCCCCCTGAGAAGCCTCCCCGCGAAGAGAGGCCATCCGAAGTGAGGCCCCACGTAGAAGGGCAACCCGAGGAAAGGCCCCCAGCTGGAGAGAGTCCCCCCAAAAATGGGCCACCCGGAGAGAGTCCCCCCAAAAATGGGCCACCCGGAGAGAGGCCCCCCGAAGAGAGGCCACCCGGAGAAAGGCCTCTGGTCATCCCAAAAGAGGAGCCTGAGCATAGCGTACAGAAAAGCGATTCGGATTATGA TATATTCGAGGGTATTAAACCAGAACTGGAAGTAGAAGATACCAACGTATTCGACGGGAGCCTGGAAGACCCATTCGCGTCCATTGGACCTCAG GTCGtaccaaaaatgaaaattaagtcGGAGTCGCCTGATGAAAATCCGCCCTGGTTGGAACGTCGTCTGTCCATTGAGCCAGAACCTCCTGATGAGAGTCCCAAAGACACGCTGGTAGAACCATCGCCAGAGATAACCTTTCCTTCGGCTTCTCTCGAATGCCGTCTGTTCACCGAGCCAGAACGGCTAAATGAGAGTCCCAAAGACACGCAGGCACAACCATCGCCAGAGATAACCTTTCCTTCGCCCTGGCTTGAAAGCCGTCTGTTCACCAAGCCAGAACCTCCTGATGAGAGTCCTATAAACACGCAGGCACAGCCATCGTCAGAGACAACGTTTCCTACGGCCTCACTCGAATGTCGTCTGTTCACCGAGCCAGAAGGTCCTGATGAGAATCCCATAGACACGCTGGAAGAACAATCGCCAGAGATAACATTTCCTTCGGCTTCGCTCGAATGCCGTCTGTTCACCGAGCCAGAACCTCCTGATGAGAGTCCTATAGACACGCAGGCACAACCAGCGTCAGAGATAACCTCCACTTCGCCCTGGTTGGAAAGCCGTTTGTTCATCAAGCCAGAACGGCTTAATGAGAATCCCATAGACACGCAGGCACAACCAGCGTCAGAGATAACCTTCCCTTCGCCCTGGCTGGAAAGCCGTCTGTTCATCAAGCCAGAACCTCCTGATGAGAATCCCATAGACACGCTGGCAGAACCATCGCCAGAGATAACCTTTCCTTCGGCCTCGCTCGAATGCCGTCTGTTCACCAAGCCAGAACCTCCTGATGAGAGTCCTATAGACACGCAGGCACAATCATTGCCATCAATAACCTTTTTTTCACCTTGGCTTGAAAGCCGTCTGTTCACCGAGCCGCTAGCGTCGCCAGCAGTCATCGAGAACTGGAGGCCTCCGCTTAAAAG TCCCAATACCGAAGCTGGGTCTCCGTCCGCAGCAAGCgctttaatcaaatcaaatcaaaatatttatttgcttttatgGGTTTTACACgtcataaaaactaaatattattattaa
- the LOC135084260 gene encoding cell surface glycoprotein 1-like isoform X3, with the protein MQLANMATQRLRARYLCVDHFDQKHVRNHKGARTTLLRHAIPEHYQNQSLPGEKKHTEDTIPFIFFCVSCATYVCDTWQDELHQRHYVVRGPRGCPMNEWMEVVRKVREVFFLSALSQTRPPEKPPREERPSEVRPHVEGQPEERPPAGESPPKNGPPGESPPKNGPPGERPPEERPPGERPLVIPKEEPEHSVQKSDSDYDIFEGIKPELEVEDTNVFDGSLEDPFASIGPQVVPKMKIKSESPDENPPWLERRLSIEPEPPDESPKDTLVEPSPEITFPSASLECRLFTEPERLNESPKDTQAQPSPEITFPSPWLESRLFTKPEPPDESPINTQAQPSSETTFPTASLECRLFTEPEGPDENPIDTLEEQSPEITFPSASLECRLFTEPEPPDESPIDTQAQPASEITSTSPWLESRLFIKPERLNENPIDTQAQPASEITFPSPWLESRLFIKPEPPDENPIDTLAEPSPEITFPSASLECRLFTKPEPPDESPIDTQAQSLPSITFFSPWLESRLFTEPLASPAVIENWRPPLKSPNTEAGSPSAASALIKSNQNIYLLLWVLHVIKTKYYY; encoded by the exons ATGCAATTAGCCAATATGGCAACTCAACGATTGCGGGCTAGATATTTATGTGTTGATCATTTCGACCAAAAACATGTCCGCAACCATAAAGGAGCCAGGACGACTCTTTTAAGGCACGCTATTCCAGAACACTATCAAAATCAATCTTTGCCAG gtGAAAAAAAACACACTGAAGATACAATACC GTTCATCTTCTTTTGCGTGTCATGCGCGACGTATGTATGCGACACGTGGCAGGACGAACTACACCAGCGTCACTACGTGGTCCGCGGGCCTAGAGGCTGCCCCATG AACGAGTGGATGGAGGTAGTGAGAAAAGTCCGGGAGGTGTTCTTTTTGTCTGCACTGAGCCAGACGAGGCCCCCTGAGAAGCCTCCCCGCGAAGAGAGGCCATCCGAAGTGAGGCCCCACGTAGAAGGGCAACCCGAGGAAAGGCCCCCAGCTGGAGAGAGTCCCCCCAAAAATGGGCCACCCGGAGAGAGTCCCCCCAAAAATGGGCCACCCGGAGAGAGGCCCCCCGAAGAGAGGCCACCCGGAGAAAGGCCTCTGGTCATCCCAAAAGAGGAGCCTGAGCATAGCGTACAGAAAAGCGATTCGGATTATGA TATATTCGAGGGTATTAAACCAGAACTGGAAGTAGAAGATACCAACGTATTCGACGGGAGCCTGGAAGACCCATTCGCGTCCATTGGACCTCAG GTCGtaccaaaaatgaaaattaagtcGGAGTCGCCTGATGAAAATCCGCCCTGGTTGGAACGTCGTCTGTCCATTGAGCCAGAACCTCCTGATGAGAGTCCCAAAGACACGCTGGTAGAACCATCGCCAGAGATAACCTTTCCTTCGGCTTCTCTCGAATGCCGTCTGTTCACCGAGCCAGAACGGCTAAATGAGAGTCCCAAAGACACGCAGGCACAACCATCGCCAGAGATAACCTTTCCTTCGCCCTGGCTTGAAAGCCGTCTGTTCACCAAGCCAGAACCTCCTGATGAGAGTCCTATAAACACGCAGGCACAGCCATCGTCAGAGACAACGTTTCCTACGGCCTCACTCGAATGTCGTCTGTTCACCGAGCCAGAAGGTCCTGATGAGAATCCCATAGACACGCTGGAAGAACAATCGCCAGAGATAACATTTCCTTCGGCTTCGCTCGAATGCCGTCTGTTCACCGAGCCAGAACCTCCTGATGAGAGTCCTATAGACACGCAGGCACAACCAGCGTCAGAGATAACCTCCACTTCGCCCTGGTTGGAAAGCCGTTTGTTCATCAAGCCAGAACGGCTTAATGAGAATCCCATAGACACGCAGGCACAACCAGCGTCAGAGATAACCTTCCCTTCGCCCTGGCTGGAAAGCCGTCTGTTCATCAAGCCAGAACCTCCTGATGAGAATCCCATAGACACGCTGGCAGAACCATCGCCAGAGATAACCTTTCCTTCGGCCTCGCTCGAATGCCGTCTGTTCACCAAGCCAGAACCTCCTGATGAGAGTCCTATAGACACGCAGGCACAATCATTGCCATCAATAACCTTTTTTTCACCTTGGCTTGAAAGCCGTCTGTTCACCGAGCCGCTAGCGTCGCCAGCAGTCATCGAGAACTGGAGGCCTCCGCTTAAAAG TCCCAATACCGAAGCTGGGTCTCCGTCCGCAGCAAGCgctttaatcaaatcaaatcaaaatatttatttgcttttatgGGTTTTACACgtcataaaaactaaatattattattaa
- the LOC135084260 gene encoding cell surface glycoprotein 1-like isoform X4 codes for MPPHKCSYFRCTNVSNMKSMFRFPWKEPKRLKLWLNNCGEKKHTEDTIPFIFFCVSCATYVCDTWQDELHQRHYVVRGPRGCPMNEWMEVVRKVREVFFLSALSQTRPPEKPPREERPSEVRPHVEGQPEERPPAGESPPKNGPPGESPPKNGPPGERPPEERPPGERPLVIPKEEPEHSVQKSDSDYDIFEGIKPELEVEDTNVFDGSLEDPFASIGPQVVPKMKIKSESPDENPPWLERRLSIEPEPPDESPKDTLVEPSPEITFPSASLECRLFTEPERLNESPKDTQAQPSPEITFPSPWLESRLFTKPEPPDESPINTQAQPSSETTFPTASLECRLFTEPEGPDENPIDTLEEQSPEITFPSASLECRLFTEPEPPDESPIDTQAQPASEITSTSPWLESRLFIKPERLNENPIDTQAQPASEITFPSPWLESRLFIKPEPPDENPIDTLAEPSPEITFPSASLECRLFTKPEPPDESPIDTQAQSLPSITFFSPWLESRLFTEPLASPAVIENWRPPLKSPNTEAGSPSAASALIKSNQNIYLLLWVLHVIKTKYYY; via the exons ATGCCTCCGCATAAGTGCTCCTATTTTAGGTGTACAAATGTGTCAAATATGAAGTCAATGTTCCGATTCCCTTGGAAGGAACCAAAACGATTAAAATTATGGTTAAATAACTGTG gtGAAAAAAAACACACTGAAGATACAATACC GTTCATCTTCTTTTGCGTGTCATGCGCGACGTATGTATGCGACACGTGGCAGGACGAACTACACCAGCGTCACTACGTGGTCCGCGGGCCTAGAGGCTGCCCCATG AACGAGTGGATGGAGGTAGTGAGAAAAGTCCGGGAGGTGTTCTTTTTGTCTGCACTGAGCCAGACGAGGCCCCCTGAGAAGCCTCCCCGCGAAGAGAGGCCATCCGAAGTGAGGCCCCACGTAGAAGGGCAACCCGAGGAAAGGCCCCCAGCTGGAGAGAGTCCCCCCAAAAATGGGCCACCCGGAGAGAGTCCCCCCAAAAATGGGCCACCCGGAGAGAGGCCCCCCGAAGAGAGGCCACCCGGAGAAAGGCCTCTGGTCATCCCAAAAGAGGAGCCTGAGCATAGCGTACAGAAAAGCGATTCGGATTATGA TATATTCGAGGGTATTAAACCAGAACTGGAAGTAGAAGATACCAACGTATTCGACGGGAGCCTGGAAGACCCATTCGCGTCCATTGGACCTCAG GTCGtaccaaaaatgaaaattaagtcGGAGTCGCCTGATGAAAATCCGCCCTGGTTGGAACGTCGTCTGTCCATTGAGCCAGAACCTCCTGATGAGAGTCCCAAAGACACGCTGGTAGAACCATCGCCAGAGATAACCTTTCCTTCGGCTTCTCTCGAATGCCGTCTGTTCACCGAGCCAGAACGGCTAAATGAGAGTCCCAAAGACACGCAGGCACAACCATCGCCAGAGATAACCTTTCCTTCGCCCTGGCTTGAAAGCCGTCTGTTCACCAAGCCAGAACCTCCTGATGAGAGTCCTATAAACACGCAGGCACAGCCATCGTCAGAGACAACGTTTCCTACGGCCTCACTCGAATGTCGTCTGTTCACCGAGCCAGAAGGTCCTGATGAGAATCCCATAGACACGCTGGAAGAACAATCGCCAGAGATAACATTTCCTTCGGCTTCGCTCGAATGCCGTCTGTTCACCGAGCCAGAACCTCCTGATGAGAGTCCTATAGACACGCAGGCACAACCAGCGTCAGAGATAACCTCCACTTCGCCCTGGTTGGAAAGCCGTTTGTTCATCAAGCCAGAACGGCTTAATGAGAATCCCATAGACACGCAGGCACAACCAGCGTCAGAGATAACCTTCCCTTCGCCCTGGCTGGAAAGCCGTCTGTTCATCAAGCCAGAACCTCCTGATGAGAATCCCATAGACACGCTGGCAGAACCATCGCCAGAGATAACCTTTCCTTCGGCCTCGCTCGAATGCCGTCTGTTCACCAAGCCAGAACCTCCTGATGAGAGTCCTATAGACACGCAGGCACAATCATTGCCATCAATAACCTTTTTTTCACCTTGGCTTGAAAGCCGTCTGTTCACCGAGCCGCTAGCGTCGCCAGCAGTCATCGAGAACTGGAGGCCTCCGCTTAAAAG TCCCAATACCGAAGCTGGGTCTCCGTCCGCAGCAAGCgctttaatcaaatcaaatcaaaatatttatttgcttttatgGGTTTTACACgtcataaaaactaaatattattattaa
- the LOC135084260 gene encoding cell surface glycoprotein 1-like isoform X2 produces the protein MPPHKCSYFRCTNVSNMKSMFRFPWKEPKRLKLWLNNCGNMQLANMATQRLRARYLCVDHFDQKHVRNHKGARTTLLRHAIPEHYQNQSLPGEKKHTEDTIPFIFFCVSCATYVCDTWQDELHQRHYVVRGPRGCPMNEWMEVVRKVREVFFLSALSQTRPPEKPPREERPSEVRPHVEGQPEERPPAGESPPKNGPPGESPPKNGPPGERPPEERPPGERPLVIPKEEPEHSVQKSDSDYDIFEGIKPELEVEDTNVFDGSLEDPFASIGPQVVPKMKIKSESPDENPPWLERRLSIEPEPPDESPKDTLVEPSPEITFPSASLECRLFTEPERLNESPKDTQAQPSPEITFPSPWLESRLFTKPEPPDESPINTQAQPSSETTFPTASLECRLFTEPEGPDENPIDTLEEQSPEITFPSASLECRLFTEPEPPDESPIDTQAQPASEITSTSPWLESRLFIKPERLNENPIDTQAQPASEITFPSPWLESRLFIKPEPPDENPIDTLAEPSPEITFPSASLECRLFTKPEPPDESPIDTQAQSLPSITFFSPWLESRLFTEPLASPAVIENWRPPLKRCSFRTYAKCSKTSAIKDPGKKI, from the exons ATGCCTCCGCATAAGTGCTCCTATTTTAGGTGTACAAATGTGTCAAATATGAAGTCAATGTTCCGATTCCCTTGGAAGGAACCAAAACGATTAAAATTATGGTTAAATAACTGTG gtAACATGCAATTAGCCAATATGGCAACTCAACGATTGCGGGCTAGATATTTATGTGTTGATCATTTCGACCAAAAACATGTCCGCAACCATAAAGGAGCCAGGACGACTCTTTTAAGGCACGCTATTCCAGAACACTATCAAAATCAATCTTTGCCAG gtGAAAAAAAACACACTGAAGATACAATACC GTTCATCTTCTTTTGCGTGTCATGCGCGACGTATGTATGCGACACGTGGCAGGACGAACTACACCAGCGTCACTACGTGGTCCGCGGGCCTAGAGGCTGCCCCATG AACGAGTGGATGGAGGTAGTGAGAAAAGTCCGGGAGGTGTTCTTTTTGTCTGCACTGAGCCAGACGAGGCCCCCTGAGAAGCCTCCCCGCGAAGAGAGGCCATCCGAAGTGAGGCCCCACGTAGAAGGGCAACCCGAGGAAAGGCCCCCAGCTGGAGAGAGTCCCCCCAAAAATGGGCCACCCGGAGAGAGTCCCCCCAAAAATGGGCCACCCGGAGAGAGGCCCCCCGAAGAGAGGCCACCCGGAGAAAGGCCTCTGGTCATCCCAAAAGAGGAGCCTGAGCATAGCGTACAGAAAAGCGATTCGGATTATGA TATATTCGAGGGTATTAAACCAGAACTGGAAGTAGAAGATACCAACGTATTCGACGGGAGCCTGGAAGACCCATTCGCGTCCATTGGACCTCAG GTCGtaccaaaaatgaaaattaagtcGGAGTCGCCTGATGAAAATCCGCCCTGGTTGGAACGTCGTCTGTCCATTGAGCCAGAACCTCCTGATGAGAGTCCCAAAGACACGCTGGTAGAACCATCGCCAGAGATAACCTTTCCTTCGGCTTCTCTCGAATGCCGTCTGTTCACCGAGCCAGAACGGCTAAATGAGAGTCCCAAAGACACGCAGGCACAACCATCGCCAGAGATAACCTTTCCTTCGCCCTGGCTTGAAAGCCGTCTGTTCACCAAGCCAGAACCTCCTGATGAGAGTCCTATAAACACGCAGGCACAGCCATCGTCAGAGACAACGTTTCCTACGGCCTCACTCGAATGTCGTCTGTTCACCGAGCCAGAAGGTCCTGATGAGAATCCCATAGACACGCTGGAAGAACAATCGCCAGAGATAACATTTCCTTCGGCTTCGCTCGAATGCCGTCTGTTCACCGAGCCAGAACCTCCTGATGAGAGTCCTATAGACACGCAGGCACAACCAGCGTCAGAGATAACCTCCACTTCGCCCTGGTTGGAAAGCCGTTTGTTCATCAAGCCAGAACGGCTTAATGAGAATCCCATAGACACGCAGGCACAACCAGCGTCAGAGATAACCTTCCCTTCGCCCTGGCTGGAAAGCCGTCTGTTCATCAAGCCAGAACCTCCTGATGAGAATCCCATAGACACGCTGGCAGAACCATCGCCAGAGATAACCTTTCCTTCGGCCTCGCTCGAATGCCGTCTGTTCACCAAGCCAGAACCTCCTGATGAGAGTCCTATAGACACGCAGGCACAATCATTGCCATCAATAACCTTTTTTTCACCTTGGCTTGAAAGCCGTCTGTTCACCGAGCCGCTAGCGTCGCCAGCAGTCATCGAGAACTGGAGGCCTCCGCTTAAAAG GTGCTCCTTTCGCACGTATGCAAAATGTTCAAAGACATCAGCGATTAAAGACCCGGGGAAAAAAATCTGA